The following proteins are encoded in a genomic region of Liolophura sinensis isolate JHLJ2023 chromosome 7, CUHK_Ljap_v2, whole genome shotgun sequence:
- the LOC135470909 gene encoding E3 ubiquitin-protein ligase PDZRN3-B-like: MGFDVDRFANRVTDDKKCSLCQGVLEHPVRTTCCHVFCWDCIFPWVKRHGKCPKNCRALKTADLDQFVLLPLKREISKMFVRCDFVDRGCEAVVRLSDLACHTQSCPKRPVQCRNAGCGFTIDRADLQTHERKECDFRPVGACIKGCELVLLKKSATNHDCMKALRKLVREQEVKIETMEADMATLISKYHRREKILLSQIVELKIQNRLQSLKFSYEAVKINGSLICRCLHSQMSNIN; this comes from the exons ATGGGATTCGATGTCGATAGATTCGCAAATCGTGTGACAGACGACAAAAAGTGTTCGTTATGCCAAGGGGTGTTGGAGCATCCGGTGAGAACAACCTGCTGTCATGTTTTCTGCTGGGATTGCATATTCCCCTGGGTGAAACGTCATGGGAAGTGCCCAAAAAACTGCCGTGCCTTAAAGACAGCAGACTTGGACCAGTTTGTCTTGTTACCCTTAAAGCGGGAAATATCCAAGATGTTCGTGCGGTGCGATTTTGTGGATAGGGGCTGTGAAGCAGTTGTTAGGCTGTCCGACTTGGCATGTCACACTCAGAGTTGTCCAAAACGTCCGGTTCAGTGTAGAAACGCCGGCTGTGGGTTTACGATTGATCGCGCGGACCTTCAAACTCACGAGCGAAAAGAGTGTGACTTCCGGCCAGTTGGCGCCTGCATCAAAGGATGTGAGCTTGTGCTGCTTAAAAAGTCTGCCACGAACCACGACTGCATGAAAGCGTTAAGAAAACTTGTTAGAGAACAGGAGGTAAAAATTGAGACTATGGAAGCTGACATGGCCACCCTCATATCTAAATACCATCGACGTGAAAAAATACTCCTGTCCCAAATTGTGGAACTGAAAATTCAAAATCGATT ACAATCCTTAAAATTTTCGTATGAAGCTGTTAAAATCAATGGGAGCCTAATTTGTCGATGTCTTCACAGCCAGATGTCAAacatcaattaa